GTGACGGTAGCCCTCGATTTTTTGGAGCTCCCTGGGATCGAGGCTCAAAGACGGGACGACCAAAATGTCACAGTCGCTGCGATCGAAGAGGTCTAGGCTGTGCCAGCGATCGCGGAGCTGGGATTGCAGCTTCTGAAATGCTCGCGCCTCATCCGCCGCCCAAGGCTGCTGCGCCATAACCGTGGCCTCTCTTTGCCGAACCCAGATATCCGCCATCTTAGCCAGGGCTGCTGGATTGTGCGGTGTTTTGCTCGGTTGCCGTGATATTTTGCAATGCCTCGGGGCCGAATCTGGCGGAGATTCCTGACCCGTGGCTCAGCGGGTGGGGGCTGAGGGCTGCTGGCGTGATTGGCGATAGCGCATCTCTAAGCCCAGGGCGATCGCCAGCATCAGCGGTGTTAGCCAATTGCCCAGGCGGACGTAGAGGGTCTGGGTGGAGCGGCGATCGATGGTAGCGCTGTGGGTCGCAAAGGTGTCGAGCTCCGAGATCCACTGAGTGCGGCCGTGGGGATCGACGATGGCAGAATAGCCGGTATTCACGGCCCGGACGGCCCAGCGATCGGTTTCGATGGCCCGCATGATGTCCTGGGCGTGGTGCTGCGCGGGCATGACGGCGCTGTAGTGGGCGTCGTTGGAGGCGCTCAGGATAAAGGCGCCCCCCGCTAGAGCCTGTCTGCGAAAGTGCTCTGGAAAGGCGGACTCGTAGCAAATGCCAACGATCGCCCGACCCAGCGGCGTGTCCACTTGCTGATAGGGGAGGCCATGCTTGAGGGTCGCGTCGAGGGGCGAGAGGCGATCGATCCAGCGGCCCAGGATGGATTCGAAGGGAATGTATTCGCCCAGCGGGACCAGTTTCACTTTGTCGTAGCGATCGAGAATGCCGTCGTCTGTGACGGTAAACAGACTATTGGTGAAGCGATTGTCCTCGCGCCCGAAGGCCCCGACCCAGGCCAGGACGCCCGATTCCTGGATGGCCTGGTAGAGTGAGCTTTGGGGCGCAGTGGCCTCTGTCCACAAAAACGGCAGCGCCGTTTCCGGCGTCAGGACGGCGTCTACGCCTTGCTGGGCCAAGGTGCGGTAGCCGGTGGTGTAGCCCTCGATGGCCCGGCGAAATCCCTCGGGATAAAGCTTGATGGTGTTGGGGACATTGCCCTGCACGATGCCTACGCGCAGGCTGTCAGAGTCAGCGGCGAGAAGGGGCTGCTGATAGAGAGCCCAGCCGACGCCGTGGAGCGCTATTCCTAGAGCGATCGCCCCGGCAGCTAGCGATCGCCCGAGCACGTGACGCGATCGCCGATGCAGCCACGCCTCCGCCAGCAGGCCATTGACCCCCAGGAGGGCCGCGCTCACTGCAAACGGCCCGGCAAGCTGTCCTAAATGCAAAATGGCTAAGTTGTGGGGGCTTTGGGTGTAGGCGATCAGGCTCCAGTTGAGCGGCATCTGCAAGCACAGGGTCTCAAGGAGTAGCCACAGCGCCACACCGCTCCCCAGCCGCGCCGCGATCGCCCCAGCGCTAGAGAAACGGGCGCGCGAGCGGCCCTCTAGCCAGGCCATCAGCCCAGCCCAGGCCACCACCAGCGCCGCCCCCCACAACGTGATAAAAATCCAGCAAAAAAGGGCGATCGCCAACGAAGCGAGCCAGGGCACCCCCATCCAGGTCATGGGGTGCACCCCCGTGATCCACGACAGCGCTATCCCGTGAAAGCCGACGCCCCAGGCCAGCCCTAGCTGCCAGGCCGACGGTCCTAGATCCCCCTCAGCGTCTGCCGAGCTGCGGGCCCCTGCTCGAACGACTAAAACCCACAAAGGCGCGATCGCTCCCCAGGCCAGAGGCCAAGCCTCTAGGGGAGCGACTGTGCAGCCCATGAGCAGACCACTGCCCAAGGCAATGGCGAGGGGCGATCGCCCCTCGCCCCACCGCAGCAGCGATTTCCAAAAATGCGGCATGACCTAGAAGACTATTCCTCGTCGTCCTCTTCGCCGTCTTCTGCCGCTGGCGGCACCAGCGCCACCGCTGCGATCGCATCTTCCTCGTCCAGGCGCTGGACCCGCACCCCCGTCGCCATCCGCGACTGGCAGGAAATCGCGTCCGTGACCTGACGAATGATAATGCCGCGGCTGGTGATCATCATCAGTTCGGCTCCCTCGCCGACCACCCGCAGATCCGCCAGCTGGTCATCCGCCTTGCGGAACTTGCTGGCGACCAGGCCCATGCCCGCCCGATTTTGCAGTCGGAACTGCCCCACCGGCACGCGCTTTCCGTAGCCGCCCGTCGTGATCACCAGCACCCACGGACCCTGAATTTGGGTCGGTTCTGCCAGTTCGGACTCGTCCTCAAGGTCGCTGTTGGCCTCCATGGCATTCACCACCTGGGCTGGCAAAATGTCCATACTGATCAGCTCATCGCCCGATCGCAGAGACATCGCCTTCACGCCGCGGGTCGGTCGGCCCAGGGGCCGCAGCTGCTCGTGATCCGTCTTGAAGTGAATCACCATCCCCTTGCGAGAGCCGATCATCACGCTGTCCTCAGCGCGAGCGCGCCGCACCCAGCGCAGCTGGTCCCCGTCCTCTAGGGAAATCGCGATCAAGCCATTGGCGCGAATGTTGCTAAAGGCCGCGAGCGCTGTCTTCTTGATGTAGCCGCCCTTGGTCAGCATCACCAGATACTCGTCCGCGCTGAACTCGCTCACCGGGACTACAGAGGTGATCTTCTCATCGTGGGGAATGGGCAGCATCTGAACGATCGGCACCCCCCGCGCGTTGCGAGAGCCCGTGGGAATTTGGTAGCTCCTGAGGCAGTAGGCCACGCCGCGATCGCTAAAAAACAGCAAGCTGTCGTGGTCGCAGCAGGTGAGGAAGTGCGCAATCACATCATCCTCTTTCATCCGCGCCCCGGCTTTGCCGCGAGTTGCCCGGCTCTGAGCCTCAAAGGTGTTGATGGGCATCCGCTTGATATAGCCCTGCTCCGTTACCAAAATGAGCACCTGCTCGTTGGCAATCAGGTCAATGTCGCCCAGATCGCCCTCGATGGTCTCGATGGTGGTGCGGCGCGGGGTGGCAAACTTGTCCCGGATTGCCTTTAGCTCGATCTCGATGATTTCGAGAATGCGCTCCCGGCGCGCCAAGATATCCTGCAAATCCAGGATTTGCGCCTCTAGGTCTTCGTGCTCCCGCTGGATTTTTTCCGCTTCTAGGGCAGTCAGGCGACGCAGCTGCATCTGCAAAATCGCGTCGGACTGGGACTCGGACAGACCGTAGGAGTCCATCAAATCCTGGCGAGCAGAAGGCGTATCGGCGGCGTGGCGAATCAGATGAATGATTGCATCCAGGTTGCCCAGGGCAATCAACAAGCCCTGGAGCAAGTGGTCGCGCTCTTGGGCCTTGCGCAGCTCGTACTGGGTCCGCCGGGTGATCGTCTCGATGCGAAACTCCAGGAACACCTCGAGCGATCGCTTGAGGGTGAGCAGCTGGGGTTCGCCGTTGACCAGGGCCAGGGTGTTGACGCCAAAGTTGTTCTGGATCGGCGTTTGCTTGTAGAGGTTGTTGAGCACCACCCGGGGATAGGCGTCCCGCTTGAGCTCGATCACGATGCGCATTCCGTCGCGATCGCTCTCATCTCGGATATCCGCGATCCCTTCCAGGCGCTTTTCGTTCACCAGCTCCGCGATCTTTTCGATCAGGGCTGCCTTGTTGGTCTGGTAGGGAAGCTCCGTAATGATGATGGCGTCGCGATCGGGCCGGCCGCGCTGCTCCACCGTTTCGATGGCGGCCACGCCCCGCATGGTGATTGACCCGCGCCCCGACGTATAGGCGTCCCGAATCCCCGACGCACCCAGAATTTGGCCCCCCGTGGGAAAGTCAGGCCCGGGAATGTAGCGCATCAATCCCGTATCGGTCAGCTCAGGATTGTGAATCAGGGCGATCGTGCCGTCGATCAGCTCACCGAGGTTGTGGGGCGGGATATTCGTCGCCATGCCCACGGCGATGCCCGAGGAGCCGTTTAGCAGCAGCTGGGGAATTCGCGACGGCAGCACCAGCGGCTCTTGCTGAGAGCCATCGAAGTTATCGCCAAAATCGACTGTCTCAGACTCGATGTCTCGCAGCAGCGATTCGGTGGTCAGGGCATGCAGGCGACACTCGGTGTATCGCATGGCCGCGGGCGGATCGTTGTCCACAGAGCCGAAGTTGCCGTGGCCGTTGATCAGCGGGGCGCGCATCGAGAAGTCCTGGGCCATGCGCACCAAGGCGTCATACACGGCGGTGTCGCCGTGGGGGTGGTATTTACCCAGCACTTCCCCGACGACACGGGCGCACTTCCGGAAGGGGCGATCGGCGGTTAAGCCCAGTTCGTGCATCGCGTACAAAATGCGCCGGTGCACAGGCTTGAGGCCATCCCGTGCGTCTGGGAGCGCCCGACCGACGATGACGCTCATGGCGTACTCTAGGTAGGACCGAGACATCTCGTTACGCAGATCTGTCGGGACAATTCGCTCCTGGGAGGTGCTCATACTGTCCAAAAAACTCCAAAAACAAGCGATTTCGGCAATAAAGAGCCAAAAGGCCGCAAAGAAACCCCTTGACTTCTCAATAATTGCTGATTATTGTTAAAATTTTATCACAAATCGCGCTTTCTCGGCGATTTCCTAATGCCCTGAAACCGATATTTTTCAAGGGTTCTGGGGCGAAAGCTTGAGAGCGCCCTGGGCAATGCAGGGGCTCTAATTCTACAGGCGCGAAGACGGCGCCGAAGCGCTCCGCCGAGCACTGGTCCGCTGGGCAAGGCGTCGCTGCCGCACGAAGGCCAGCCCTGTGCCTACGATTGACAAGATTTGGTTCACTTGCTGAATCTGGGGCTGAAGGCTCTGGATCTGCTGACGAAGCTGGTGGGTGCCCTGCTGGCCTGCCCGGATCGCCTCGGGAGCGCCTTTGAGGGTTTCGTGGGTGCTGATCTCGCAGTTCACCAAGACGTCGGCGGCCTGGGCGAGGGCGCGGCGCCACTGCCAGACCTGCCAGGTGAAGTAGAGGCACAGCAGGGCGATCGCAAGATTAAAAATGCAGACGACAAGAACCATTGAGATCTTGAACTGAGATCTTGATAAAGATTTTGAGGGGCGATCGCGCGCTGGGCGAGAAGCGCCGGACCAAAGCGTTGGTCAACCAACCTCCCCCATCCTAGCGCAGCGGCCTAGGCCATCGCTGGGCGGCTGGCCCCCGGCTTGCGGGGATTTCTCGGGTTCTCGCGGTTCCTCTGGGGAACTGCGGTATGCTACTAATCCACGAACAGTCATCCGTTGCGATCGCCTTCAGAGAAGCCCGCTGGTGAGGGGTCAGCGCGAGCCCCCAAGCCGCGATCGCTGCGACCCAAAGAATCCTGTTTTTGCATCCTCCCTCGCTGAAGTCAGGTGTGAGTTGAAACCGACCCCGCATAGAATGGACATGTTTGGGGCTGCGATCGCCCTTCGCTACCACAGCTCAGGTGCGACCATGCATCCACCTTCTCCTCGGGACGGAGAAGCCCACTCGTTGTACGGCCTTTCCCATTCCCCTTCGCCATCGATGTCTATGTCTCAGTCGTCTCCCCATCTCCAGAGCGACTGGTATGCCGTTTTGCTCCAGCAGTTTCGCAGCCGCTACCCGACCGGCAGCCTGGTCTCTGAGCTGATGAGCGTGCAGGCTGAAACCTATATTGTGCGCGTGTCGGCCCAGGTCAGCGGCGTGACCCTAGCGACGGGGCTAGCCGGTGCCCAGAGCATCGAACAAGCAGAAGATCGCGCCCGCCTGCGGGCTCTCGAAGTCTTGGGCATCTATCCGCAGCCTGTCGCGCAGCCTCAGCCCCCCGCAGAAGCGGCTATGCCATCTTCGGCCTACGAGCTACAGGTGCGCCTGATGGCCAACCACGGCGGCCAGACCACAGACTTTTCGTCGTCGCTGCCGCCCCGCACCGTCAACGGCCATAGCCACACTCTAAACGGCGAAGATCTGGGCATGCGATCGCTGCCCGAACCCACCACCATGGACATGGCGGCCTATGCCCCAGAGGCTGCTCAGGACGTCACGTTTTATGCGGATCTCGAGGATGAGGAGCCTGAAATCCCCCAGGAGATCAGTCGGCCCGCCCCCGCATCCAAGAAAGCTGCGAGCAAGACCCCTTCCAGCAGAGCGTCCTCGAGCAAGCGCAGCACCGCAAAAGCGGCTGCTGCCCCAGAGCAGCCCATTGACTTGTCGGATGCGATCGCCCAGACCAGCGTCGAGCTCAAGCGCCTCGGCTGGACGGATGCCCAGGGCCGGACCTATCTCCAGCGCACCTACGGCAAGCGATCGCGCCAGCAGCTCACCGACGAAGAACTGCTCGCCTTTCTTCGGCACCTCGAAAGCCTTCCCTCCTCGGAAGAATCTCCGTTTTAAAGACTGCCCGACGGGGCTCGAATCATGAATGTTGCAGATCTGATCACCTGGTTTGAAGCTTGGGCCAACCCTGCGTGGCAGGAGAAATGGGACAACAGCGGCTGGCAAATTGAGCCTGGCATTTTGGATCAGCCGGCCCGGGTGCTGGTGTGCCTGACGCCGACGCTGGCGGTGATGGAAGAGGCCCTGTTCCTCAAGCGGGCTGGGTTTGGGGTGAACTTGATTTTTGCCCATCACCCGATGTTTTTTAGCCCCCTCAAGTCCTTGCAGCGCGGCACGGCGATCGCCGACATGGCCCGCTTGGCGTTCACCGAAAACATCGGCATCTACAGCGCCCACACCAACTTTGACCAGGTGAATCACGGTACGGCGGACGTCTTGGCCCAGCTCCTGGAGCTCAAGCAAGTCACCCCCGTTTCACCCACCCTAGAGGGCCGCGGCTATGGCCGCGTGGGTCGCCTGGATCCGGTGTTGTCGCTGCGATCGCTCCTGGATCTGATCCAGACCCGCCTGTCGCCCCCGTCTTTGATCTTTTCGCCGACGGTGGACCTGGAGCAGTCGATCCAGCGGGTGGCGGTGCTGGGCGGCTCAGGAGCCAGCTACATCGATGAGGTGGTGAAGACCGGTGCCCAGGTGTACCTGACCTCGGACTGCAAGTTCCATCAGTTTCAAGAAAGCCGCGATCGCGGTCTGATTCTGGTTGATGCGGGGCACTATGCCACCGAGCGTCCAGCCTGCGATCGCCTGGTGGACAAACTCCGCTCATTGGGCCTCGACTGGGTGCAGCTGAGCGAAAAAGACGAGGATTTTCGCCAGTTTCACGGCCTTTAGATCCAGATCCAGCCAGCGCCAGCCTCCCAGGGCGATCGCCCAGCCCTCAGGGGAAACTTGTTAACCTGATAGCGAGGGGATGGCAGAATGTTGGGGAAGATTAATCAAGATTCACCGCCCGATCACTTAACACAAGCGAACGCTATGACACAGGGAAAAGGTTTTGGCTTTGGCCTCGGCAAAATGAAGGAACTGACTGAAGCCTTCAAAAAAGCCCAGCAAGTCCAGGAAGGGGCCAAGCGTCTCCAGGAAGAACTGGAGCAGATGGAAATTGAAGGAGAAGCGGGTGGCGGCCTCGTGAAGGTGGTGCTCAGCGGTAACCAGGAGCCCCGCAGCGTCACCATTTCGCCCGATGCCCTCGG
This genomic stretch from Geitlerinema sp. PCC 7407 harbors:
- the lnt gene encoding apolipoprotein N-acyltransferase; amino-acid sequence: MPHFWKSLLRWGEGRSPLAIALGSGLLMGCTVAPLEAWPLAWGAIAPLWVLVVRAGARSSADAEGDLGPSAWQLGLAWGVGFHGIALSWITGVHPMTWMGVPWLASLAIALFCWIFITLWGAALVVAWAGLMAWLEGRSRARFSSAGAIAARLGSGVALWLLLETLCLQMPLNWSLIAYTQSPHNLAILHLGQLAGPFAVSAALLGVNGLLAEAWLHRRSRHVLGRSLAAGAIALGIALHGVGWALYQQPLLAADSDSLRVGIVQGNVPNTIKLYPEGFRRAIEGYTTGYRTLAQQGVDAVLTPETALPFLWTEATAPQSSLYQAIQESGVLAWVGAFGREDNRFTNSLFTVTDDGILDRYDKVKLVPLGEYIPFESILGRWIDRLSPLDATLKHGLPYQQVDTPLGRAIVGICYESAFPEHFRRQALAGGAFILSASNDAHYSAVMPAQHHAQDIMRAIETDRWAVRAVNTGYSAIVDPHGRTQWISELDTFATHSATIDRRSTQTLYVRLGNWLTPLMLAIALGLEMRYRQSRQQPSAPTR
- the gyrA gene encoding DNA gyrase subunit A, giving the protein MSTSQERIVPTDLRNEMSRSYLEYAMSVIVGRALPDARDGLKPVHRRILYAMHELGLTADRPFRKCARVVGEVLGKYHPHGDTAVYDALVRMAQDFSMRAPLINGHGNFGSVDNDPPAAMRYTECRLHALTTESLLRDIESETVDFGDNFDGSQQEPLVLPSRIPQLLLNGSSGIAVGMATNIPPHNLGELIDGTIALIHNPELTDTGLMRYIPGPDFPTGGQILGASGIRDAYTSGRGSITMRGVAAIETVEQRGRPDRDAIIITELPYQTNKAALIEKIAELVNEKRLEGIADIRDESDRDGMRIVIELKRDAYPRVVLNNLYKQTPIQNNFGVNTLALVNGEPQLLTLKRSLEVFLEFRIETITRRTQYELRKAQERDHLLQGLLIALGNLDAIIHLIRHAADTPSARQDLMDSYGLSESQSDAILQMQLRRLTALEAEKIQREHEDLEAQILDLQDILARRERILEIIEIELKAIRDKFATPRRTTIETIEGDLGDIDLIANEQVLILVTEQGYIKRMPINTFEAQSRATRGKAGARMKEDDVIAHFLTCCDHDSLLFFSDRGVAYCLRSYQIPTGSRNARGVPIVQMLPIPHDEKITSVVPVSEFSADEYLVMLTKGGYIKKTALAAFSNIRANGLIAISLEDGDQLRWVRRARAEDSVMIGSRKGMVIHFKTDHEQLRPLGRPTRGVKAMSLRSGDELISMDILPAQVVNAMEANSDLEDESELAEPTQIQGPWVLVITTGGYGKRVPVGQFRLQNRAGMGLVASKFRKADDQLADLRVVGEGAELMMITSRGIIIRQVTDAISCQSRMATGVRVQRLDEEDAIAAVALVPPAAEDGEEDDEE
- a CDS encoding Nif3-like dinuclear metal center hexameric protein, with amino-acid sequence MNVADLITWFEAWANPAWQEKWDNSGWQIEPGILDQPARVLVCLTPTLAVMEEALFLKRAGFGVNLIFAHHPMFFSPLKSLQRGTAIADMARLAFTENIGIYSAHTNFDQVNHGTADVLAQLLELKQVTPVSPTLEGRGYGRVGRLDPVLSLRSLLDLIQTRLSPPSLIFSPTVDLEQSIQRVAVLGGSGASYIDEVVKTGAQVYLTSDCKFHQFQESRDRGLILVDAGHYATERPACDRLVDKLRSLGLDWVQLSEKDEDFRQFHGL
- a CDS encoding YbaB/EbfC family nucleoid-associated protein, whose protein sequence is MTQGKGFGFGLGKMKELTEAFKKAQQVQEGAKRLQEELEQMEIEGEAGGGLVKVVLSGNQEPRSVTISPDALGEGAEVLSDLVSAAMKDAYVKSTNTMRQRMEELTAGLNIPGM